The genomic interval CTAAGTTGTCGCAATTTCTTCACATGCTAGACCatgtaaaattaatcaattttttttttgcgcctgCGCAATTACCCAAATTTATATGCACCACTGTTGCCAACTTCATGTTATATATGTGCGTTCaaaacaggagcagcaggtgTGCCCCTACTGTTGCCAACTTTTATGTAGGAATTATAACCGTTAGAGCTAAGctgaaaaatacattttacaaCGTTAGTGAACACTACTCACGCAAtgttataaaaagaaaacagtgAAAAACTGTTAAACGACCGTTTATTGTCTATTTTACTGTTGTGTAAATCAATAAAAGTTTTGTCTATTATTCAATATACGGATTGCAACTGAAATTTGCATGTGTTGTTTTCTGGCATACTTGTTCGAATGTTATATTAGACACTCTTTCATTGGGTAATTTATTGTCAGAGCATAGCTGATACAGTTGCTTTCGTTTAATCAGAGCCTTCAGCACCATTTTTGAAAGgattttaacatttaaaagcTTCTCGGATTTTATATTGAGTCGCTCAGCTATGGCCAAGACCTGTTCAACTACTAAGACAATATACAAATTGGACATATCAGTATGTATggttaaataatcaaataccTCTTTCGATTATATGCTTCTGGCATTTGACCTCGCGAGTAGACTCTGTTGATTTATTAAACGCCAGGGACAGAGATTCCGTTGCTTTGCGCAGCACTGCCAGCTGGTCAACGGGCAAAGTATTCTCCTGCAACGGGGCCATGCAATGGGTCCAGCATGTATCGGCTATGTTGGGCCCCCTGCAAGACCACTGCTGTAGTTGATATAATGCACGTTTTGCAGCCGCTTTATCCTCACGCAGCAACATTAGTTCGTTCCCAATGGAAACGAGATTTGCGCCAAGTTCGCAGATTTCTTGCGCCAGGGTTGAGCTGTGGTCCCGGTTATCGGCGCTGGCCTTCTGCTCAGCTTCAAGCCGGTCGAACGTGGTCAGTGTAACGAAAAGCTGGTGACAAGTAGTTGGGAATTAGAACGGGTTCCTTTACCTAGCTCCGAATTATCCAAACATATGTTCGGGTATACATAACGCATATGCAAACATATGAATAAACACAAACACGAGTATTTCATGCTCTCATAAAAAGGAACTCACTCATGATCGCTAATAATCCGCTCATTTATGACATTTTCAGTCCAAATATGGCCCTTCCTTAAAGAATCTCTTATATTTTCAACACTTTTAAGAGGGTCGGAAGTGCTTTTTCAAAAGTAACGAACAGAAATTTGGTAAATTTCCGAAATATGCCTAAAAAAAGCGGATCTTaaaatcgatacttatcgattttgGCCAAAGAGAGTTTTCGATAAATTATAATAGACTTGATTTGCGCTTGGCATATTATAAGAGATCCTTTAGGCCGGATTGCGCTCGactataaatacatacatatcttcTTTATTAGGTCGGAGCTGCCTCCTCTTGactgttacatacacttgcactTGTTACAGGCTATATTGTTTAACTGCACGTTGATGTTGATTTCTTTACCTTCTTTTTGAGGCGTTTGACGTCTGTTATCATTTGAGCATGAAGCTCAGACTGGCTCTGGTCTTCGAATAGCGCTTTCATATGCTGCTCATTGGCTTGCAATTTCTCGAGTATATTTTGGTTGCTGCGCACGACGTTTTTCAGATTGTCGATATGGACAGCAAGTTTGTCATTATACTCGTCGGCCCTTTTCAGCATGTGCTCCGCGTTATCCAATTGCTGGGCAAAGCTAGCGAGCTCTACACAATCTGCGATTGTGCTCATTACGCCGGATGGTGAGCTTCGCACGAATTTTATTTGACAGCTTAACGTtctaattttgt from Drosophila virilis strain 15010-1051.87 chromosome 2, Dvir_AGI_RSII-ME, whole genome shotgun sequence carries:
- the LOC6633014 gene encoding uncharacterized protein isoform X1 translates to MSTIADCVELASFAQQLDNAEHMLKRADEYNDKLAVHIDNLKNVVRSNQNILEKLQANEQHMKALFEDQSQSELHAQMITDVKRLKKKLFVTLTTFDRLEAEQKASADNRDHSSTLAQEICELGANLVSIGNELMLLREDKAAAKRALYQLQQWSCRGPNIADTCWTHCMAPLQENTLPVDQLAVLRKATESLSLAFNKSTESTREVKCQKHIIERVEQVLAIAERLNIKSEKLLNVKILSKMVLKALIKRKQLYQLCSDNKLPNERVSNITFEQVCQKTTHANFSCNPYIE
- the LOC6633014 gene encoding uncharacterized protein isoform X2 yields the protein MSTIADCVELASFAQQLDNAEHMLKRADEYNDKLAVHIDNLKNVVRSNQNILEKLQANEQHMKALFEDQSQSELHAQMITDVKRLKKKLFVTLTTFDRLEAEQKASADNRDHSSTLAQEICELGANLVSIGNELMLLREDKAAAKRALYQLQQWSCRGPNIADTCWTHCMAPLQENTLPVDQLAVLRKATESLSLAFNKSTESTREVKCQKHIIERVVEQVLAIAERLNIKSEKLLNVKILSKMVLKALIKRKQLYQLCSDNKLPNERVSNITFEQVCQKTTHANFSCNPYIE